The following nucleotide sequence is from Cardinium endosymbiont of Culicoides punctatus.
TAAAGTTAATTTTTTTATAAAATTACCTAATTTTATCCCACTGTGCTACAGGCATGAATGGATTACATAGGCAGTCGTTGATAAAAAGCAAAACATCCAGCACTTTTAAGAGGGATAATATCTTTATAATTCTTTAAAATATTCGTTTCATTTTTGTATAAAATAAAAAAACAAGGTTTATCAATAGCTCCTTCTAAAAACCAATAGATATTTTGCTTTTTTAAATTCTTATCTAGCTGTTTATCTGCATAAAATAGTGGGGCTGCAGCTTTAAAACCAACGGTAACGAGATAGACATCTTTACTTTTATATGCTTTGCAAAAATGCACAAGTTCTCCTTGGCTATATGATTCTATTTTAGGCGCGATATAGGTTAAAAATAATGTAAGTGATAAGCTATTTGCAGTCATCGATGATACAATAAAGGGGATGAAACGATTTTGTGAGAAACAATACAAGGCGATAAAAATGCCAATTAAATAAATAAGCCCTGGTATACTATCCCAATAATTCCATACTACAGGCATATCCAATGCATCAATTACTTGCTGATTTTTAATCAAAGGGAAAAATATTTCTTTATGGAACCCAATCCATGGAATGATCAAGAAAAAACAGCCAATACATATACTGCCTAAAACAAATAAAAATGGAATCGTCTTATTATTTATTTTTTCATGGTTATCCAATAAAGTGTATAAAAAATTGGCAGTAAAAAAGGTTATAGGAAAATAAGCCATAGAACTATAATGTACTATTTTTGTGCCTACAAATGTGAAAATCAATAAAACAACTATCAACAAAGCTTGCATGTTAGCAGCAAAATAGTTTCCACGTATCCATCCTAATTGTTTTAAAGAATATATGGAGAACAAAGAACTTGGGAAGCAACCCCAGAAAAGAACTATATAATGGTAATACCAAGGTTGATTATGTGTATCAACTGGTTCAGAATAAAGCAATATGTGGTAATTCCAAAATTCTTTTATAAAAATGAATCCACGTTGCCAAACCTCTGGAATAATCCAGCAACATACTATACCTCCTGCTACTAGAAGTGCTAAAGCCAGCTGTTTCCACTCGATTGGTCGTATGTCAATCCATATTCGACTCAACGTTAAGGTAAGCAATGGTATGACAAATCCTATAGGTCCTTTGATAAGCAGCGCTAACCCTATAGCCACTCCAGCACCAATAGGATAAATAGATTGTGATAGATTAGATGGCTGCATGGTATTGCGAGATAGCAAATAAATTGCCAGCAACATAAAATAATTTAAAAAAGGATCTATAATACCTGATTTAAAATAAAAATGAGGTAAAAAAGTAGTTGCATGCAAGCACATCCATAGAAGGCCAAATTTACTTCCATTGTATTGTTTACCTATAGCGTACAGTGTTGAAATGGTTAATACCCCGCATACTACATTTGGGAAGCGGGCTCCTACTTCGTTAATGCCCCAAATTTGCATACTTAGAGCTTGTATCCAGAAAAAAAGAGGAGGTTTTTCGTAAAGAGGCTGAGAATTGAAAGAAACTTGACCATATTTTTTAGTAAGTAACATTTCTCTAGTACTTTCTGCAAAGTAGAGTTCATCTAAATCAAAAAGATGTATATTCCCTATACCTAATGCAAAGGTAATTCCAAAAATAATCAGCAAATAAATAATATATTTATTCTTTAATTTTAATAGAAGTGTTTTTAACATGTCTTATAATAAAAAGATAGACTGGGTTATCTAAATAGTTTATTTTTTGGAAATGAATAAAAAAAATATAAATTATTGTAGAAGAAGTTATTCCAATAATGCCGCCTACATAAACATCTGTGTAAAAATGTTGGAAGAGATAAATTCTTGAATACGCAACTGCAATGGCTAAGAACAAGAGCATAATGCTATAGATCTTTTTTTTATTGCTAATGAATAATTGTATAACAGAAATAAGGGTAAAGATCGTTCCAGCATGGCCTGAAGGAAAACTTAATGTAGTTAATGGCTCAACGCCATTTACTACATGTAGCTGTATATCTGTAGGAACTAATGAAATTGGCCTTAAATAGTGTGCAAAAAAAAGACGTTTCAATATTTGCACAATAATAGACATGCAGACAAAGCTACTACCAGCAATGATAATTTTTCTGCAACTGGCACCAAATAATGTAATGACCGATATAAATAAGCCATATGTAAAACCATCTCCTAGCCAAGTTAAATAGGGGGCTATACAATCTACAATAGGATGGTGCCATTGCTTTACGCTAATAAAGAATGAAACTTTATCAAATAACAAAAAAGGCAGCAAACCAATAGTAAATATTGTTAAAGCACCATGAAAAAAGAAAGCATTTTTGCGCCAAATTATTGTGATTGTAGAAGCCCTTTTTTTCATTTAACGCATAACTTTATTGGAGTTCAGAACTTTTTTATATTTTTTTGTATTGCTTAAATGCTCTTTGTAATTTTTAGAAAAGTAATGAAGACCAGAAAAATCCTCTTTGGCACAAAAAAAGAGGTAATCATGAGCTACATAATGTAGCACAGCATCAATCATAGCAGGGCTAGGCAATCCAACTGGTCCAGGGGGTAGTCCTTTTTTACGATAGCAATTGTAAGGAGACTCCATCCAAGTATCTTTTTGAAGTACTCTTTTAGCATCAATTTGATTTTGCTTTAATATATACATCAAAGTAGGACATGATTCTATGCGCATATTACGTTTAAGTCTATTATAATAGACACCTGCAATCATAGCTGCTTCCTGCAGATTGTTTGTTTCAGATTGCACAATCGAAGCTAAAATAGAAATGTCTATAGGGCTTAATCCCATTGTTTTAGTTTTGCTTAGACGTTGTGTATTCCAAAAATGTTGATAAGCAGCATGCATTT
It contains:
- a CDS encoding ArnT family glycosyltransferase, whose translation is MLIIFGITFALGIGNIHLFDLDELYFAESTREMLLTKKYGQVSFNSQPLYEKPPLFFWIQALSMQIWGINEVGARFPNVVCGVLTISTLYAIGKQYNGSKFGLLWMCLHATTFLPHFYFKSGIIDPFLNYFMLLAIYLLSRNTMQPSNLSQSIYPIGAGVAIGLALLIKGPIGFVIPLLTLTLSRIWIDIRPIEWKQLALALLVAGGIVCCWIIPEVWQRGFIFIKEFWNYHILLYSEPVDTHNQPWYYHYIVLFWGCFPSSLFSIYSLKQLGWIRGNYFAANMQALLIVVLLIFTFVGTKIVHYSSMAYFPITFFTANFLYTLLDNHEKINNKTIPFLFVLGSICIGCFFLIIPWIGFHKEIFFPLIKNQQVIDALDMPVVWNYWDSIPGLIYLIGIFIALYCFSQNRFIPFIVSSMTANSLSLTLFLTYIAPKIESYSQGELVHFCKAYKSKDVYLVTVGFKAAAPLFYADKQLDKNLKKQNIYWFLEGAIDKPCFFILYKNETNILKNYKDIIPLKSAGCFAFYQRLPM
- a CDS encoding phosphatase PAP2 family protein produces the protein MKKRASTITIIWRKNAFFFHGALTIFTIGLLPFLLFDKVSFFISVKQWHHPIVDCIAPYLTWLGDGFTYGLFISVITLFGASCRKIIIAGSSFVCMSIIVQILKRLFFAHYLRPISLVPTDIQLHVVNGVEPLTTLSFPSGHAGTIFTLISVIQLFISNKKKIYSIMLLFLAIAVAYSRIYLFQHFYTDVYVGGIIGITSSTIIYIFFIHFQKINYLDNPVYLFIIRHVKNTSIKIKE